A window from Chitinophaga filiformis encodes these proteins:
- a CDS encoding DUF6934 family protein produces the protein MASIVKINFDDVYDINTTSRGMKSILFDTELANGGKKELMVAISDQAHELMPNVYNLAFGPLNAGGKIDDKAQIKHKNYSKAFSTILSHARAYLTSNPNHYLGIDGSNNSRALLYYRTILNNFDYLSRHFEIGALKYYVRITRFGKCQYENPFDFEDVKPDVVRITKDSPRHPEFLYNYFIFRKKHDNKIS, from the coding sequence ATGGCAAGTATAGTTAAAATCAACTTCGACGATGTTTATGATATTAATACAACATCCAGGGGAATGAAATCAATACTCTTCGACACAGAACTCGCAAACGGGGGTAAAAAAGAACTGATGGTAGCAATAAGCGATCAAGCGCATGAATTAATGCCTAATGTCTACAATTTAGCATTTGGTCCATTAAATGCAGGTGGTAAGATCGACGATAAAGCACAAATAAAACATAAAAACTATTCAAAAGCCTTTTCTACGATACTTTCCCATGCCCGAGCATATCTAACCAGTAATCCCAATCATTATCTGGGGATTGATGGTTCCAATAATTCACGGGCCTTGCTGTATTATAGGACTATCTTAAACAATTTCGATTATCTAAGCAGGCATTTCGAAATTGGGGCATTGAAATATTATGTAAGAATTACGAGGTTTGGTAAATGTCAATATGAAAATCCATTTGATTTTGAAGATGTCAAACCCGATGTGGTAAGAATTACAAAAGATAGTCCAAGGCATCCCGAATTTTTGTATAACTATTTCATTTTTAGAAAAAAACATGACAATAAAATAAGTTAA
- a CDS encoding acyltransferase family protein, with translation MSQTPAPGKHFAGLDHLRAFAITFVFIYHYRIFKHPGWIDTIGSFGWTGVDLFFVLSGYLISSQLFAQISNNEQISFREFFLKRFFRIIPAYLTVLALYFMVPGFREREALPPLWKFLTFTQNIGLHLKDSGTFSHAWSLCIEEQFYFLLPVILIMLVRWKALKAGPWLLGILFAGGFIVRLFCWFALLKPAMGADDYWVTWYMWMYYPTFTRLDGLLTGVAIAAIFRFLPAIKQRVMALGNKLLLTGLVILTGAWFLCNEDPSTFYASIFGFPLIAVGYGAMVAGAVSEKSFLYKKQLRFTATLAMLSYGIYLSHKGVIHLTQLWVGNMGIEQNSTLMFIICIITCVSAALLLNRIIEKPFLKLRQRVLARKASPVQRQSVPV, from the coding sequence ATGTCACAGACACCAGCACCCGGTAAGCACTTTGCCGGATTAGACCACTTGCGCGCCTTCGCCATCACATTTGTTTTCATTTACCATTATCGCATCTTCAAACATCCCGGGTGGATAGATACTATCGGCAGTTTCGGATGGACAGGCGTAGACCTGTTTTTTGTATTGAGTGGTTACCTCATTTCATCACAGCTGTTTGCACAGATCAGCAACAATGAACAGATTTCTTTCCGGGAGTTCTTCCTCAAACGTTTCTTCAGGATCATCCCCGCTTATCTTACAGTACTGGCACTGTATTTCATGGTGCCCGGCTTCCGTGAAAGGGAAGCCCTGCCGCCACTCTGGAAGTTTCTCACCTTCACGCAGAATATAGGTCTGCACCTGAAGGACAGCGGCACTTTTTCGCATGCCTGGTCATTATGTATCGAAGAACAGTTCTACTTCCTGCTGCCTGTCATCCTGATCATGCTGGTTCGCTGGAAGGCACTGAAAGCAGGTCCCTGGCTGCTGGGCATTTTATTCGCCGGCGGATTTATAGTCAGATTATTCTGCTGGTTCGCCTTGCTGAAACCTGCTATGGGAGCAGACGATTACTGGGTAACCTGGTATATGTGGATGTATTATCCTACGTTTACACGCCTTGACGGATTGCTTACCGGTGTGGCAATAGCAGCCATCTTCCGGTTCCTGCCCGCTATTAAGCAAAGGGTCATGGCATTGGGTAATAAATTACTGCTGACAGGCCTTGTGATCTTAACAGGGGCCTGGTTCCTTTGTAATGAAGACCCTTCTACTTTTTATGCCTCCATCTTTGGCTTTCCGCTGATCGCTGTTGGTTATGGCGCTATGGTAGCTGGCGCTGTCAGTGAAAAGAGTTTTCTGTACAAAAAGCAACTGCGTTTCACCGCTACACTGGCAATGTTATCATATGGTATTTATCTCTCGCACAAAGGCGTTATACACCTGACGCAGTTATGGGTAGGGAACATGGGTATAGAGCAGAACAGTACCCTGATGTTTATCATCTGTATCATCACATGTGTATCGGCTGCTTTGCTATTGAACAGGATCATTGAAAAGCCTTTCCTGAAACTACGCCAACGCGTCCTGGCGCGAAAGGCATCGCCTGTTCAGCGCCAATCTGTTCCGGTGTAA
- a CDS encoding glucoamylase family protein yields MRNLLFLCLLGAMLPAVMSCGNPSGHQPVKDSTAVDTFALSTDSIFNIVEERTFRYFWDGAEPASGMARERYHVDGDYPENDMNVVTSGGSGFGVMAILVGIERGYITRQQGLERLTKIVSFLGKADRFHGAWPHWMYGENGKVKPFGQKDNGGDLVETSFMIQGLLCVRQYFATGNDQEKSLAARISKLWEDVEWSWYRNGKNVLYWHWSPTYQWEMNFPVTGYNECLIMYVLAASSPTHGVPAAVYHEGWARNGAIRDSIKAYGYTLSLSHNYAKQYGGPLFWAHYSYLGLDPHGLKDRYADYWEHNTNQTLINRQWCVENPKKYKGYGPDSWGLTASYSVNGYAAHAPGDNTDLGVISPTAALSSMPYTPEYSKQAMVHWYKDMRDKLFGQYGFYDAFSETNNWYPRRYLAIDQGPAVVMMENYRSGLLWKLFMSCPEVKSGLKKLGFESPYLNK; encoded by the coding sequence ATGAGAAACTTACTATTCCTCTGCCTGCTTGGAGCAATGCTTCCTGCGGTAATGTCATGTGGCAACCCTTCCGGCCACCAGCCGGTGAAAGACAGTACAGCTGTTGATACTTTTGCCTTATCCACGGATTCCATATTTAACATCGTTGAAGAACGTACGTTCCGGTATTTCTGGGATGGTGCGGAACCCGCCAGTGGTATGGCGAGAGAACGTTATCATGTAGATGGCGACTACCCGGAAAATGATATGAATGTGGTTACCTCAGGGGGTAGCGGCTTTGGTGTAATGGCTATCCTGGTAGGAATTGAAAGGGGTTATATCACCCGTCAACAGGGGCTTGAGAGACTAACGAAGATCGTATCCTTCCTCGGGAAAGCAGATCGTTTTCATGGCGCCTGGCCGCACTGGATGTATGGAGAGAATGGAAAGGTAAAGCCATTCGGACAAAAAGATAACGGTGGCGATCTTGTAGAAACGTCTTTTATGATCCAGGGATTGTTATGCGTACGCCAGTATTTTGCCACTGGCAATGACCAGGAAAAATCACTGGCTGCCAGGATCAGCAAACTGTGGGAAGATGTGGAGTGGAGCTGGTACAGGAACGGTAAGAACGTGTTGTACTGGCATTGGTCGCCTACCTATCAGTGGGAGATGAATTTTCCTGTAACCGGCTATAATGAATGCCTGATCATGTATGTACTGGCAGCATCATCTCCTACACATGGTGTGCCCGCAGCAGTGTATCATGAAGGATGGGCCCGCAACGGAGCTATCAGGGACAGCATCAAAGCTTATGGTTATACGCTGTCGCTGTCACACAATTACGCGAAACAGTACGGAGGACCTTTGTTCTGGGCGCACTATTCCTACCTGGGACTTGATCCGCATGGCTTAAAAGACAGGTATGCCGACTATTGGGAGCATAATACCAACCAGACATTGATCAACCGCCAATGGTGTGTGGAGAACCCGAAAAAGTATAAAGGCTACGGCCCTGACAGCTGGGGATTAACAGCCAGCTATTCTGTGAACGGGTATGCCGCACATGCTCCTGGCGACAATACAGACCTGGGCGTCATATCTCCTACCGCCGCACTATCTTCCATGCCTTATACGCCGGAATATTCGAAGCAGGCAATGGTGCACTGGTATAAAGACATGCGCGATAAGCTCTTTGGTCAATACGGGTTTTACGATGCCTTTAGCGAAACAAACAACTGGTATCCCCGGCGATACCTTGCTATAGACCAGGGACCGGCAGTAGTGATGATGGAAAACTACCGTAGCGGTCTGCTATGGAAATTGTTTATGAGTTGCCCGGAAGTAAAATCCGGATTGAAGAAACTGGGGTTTGAAAGCCCTTATCTGAATAAGTAA
- a CDS encoding RNA ligase family protein translates to MAISEKYGRTYHFPFSPGTTSDDRIQHDYWHYISAIPTLVHTEKLDGENNCLSRYGVFARSHVAPTTSPWTESLRRYWQLVKNDLGNLEIFLENLYAVHSIAYKDLNHHFYVFAIREHGRWLSWEETCFYAAMLDLPVVPVIQELQAPLVKADFESNILNIVKGPGCFNAYDAATGVPATMEGIVTRNAAGFPVSAFAENVFKYVRKGHVKTDVHWTRNWRRAALKNEGGKYVDNH, encoded by the coding sequence ATGGCTATTTCAGAAAAATATGGCCGTACCTATCACTTTCCGTTTTCGCCGGGCACTACCAGCGATGACCGCATTCAGCATGATTATTGGCATTATATCTCTGCCATTCCTACCCTGGTGCATACGGAAAAACTGGATGGCGAAAATAATTGCCTGTCCCGCTATGGTGTGTTTGCACGCTCTCATGTGGCGCCCACCACATCTCCGTGGACAGAAAGCCTGCGCCGCTACTGGCAGCTGGTAAAGAATGACCTGGGCAACCTGGAAATATTCCTGGAGAACCTGTATGCTGTACACTCTATTGCATACAAAGACCTGAACCATCATTTCTATGTGTTTGCAATAAGAGAGCATGGCCGCTGGCTAAGCTGGGAAGAGACCTGCTTTTATGCTGCTATGCTGGACCTGCCCGTAGTGCCGGTCATTCAGGAACTACAGGCACCATTGGTGAAGGCCGATTTTGAAAGTAACATACTGAATATTGTGAAAGGTCCCGGCTGCTTTAACGCATATGACGCAGCTACCGGTGTACCCGCTACAATGGAAGGAATTGTTACGCGTAATGCAGCCGGTTTCCCGGTATCTGCATTCGCAGAAAATGTATTTAAATATGTGAGAAAAGGGCACGTGAAAACGGACGTACACTGGACGCGTAACTGGCGCCGTGCAGCCCTGAAAAATGAAGGAGGTAAATATGTGGACAATCACTGA
- a CDS encoding AAA family ATPase: protein MWTITENRSWPYLEQTYDWVRDMQEVPQDPIHHGEGNVAIHTQMVLAALQEQPAYQALSAQDKEILWAAALLHDVEKRSTTVTGPDGRITSAGHARKGEGTARQILYREIPTPFHIREQITQLVKYHSLPLWLLEKRDPLRTIIHASLQVNTQHLALLARADMIGRIAPDTAELLYRIDCFEEYCKEHQCWGSPWPFENAQARMHYLRKGDAAPGYVPYKAPAVQVVIMSGLPGAGKDTYVQQHYRQPEWEIISLDDIRRQMKISPADRSGTGKVVQAAKEQARGYLRNKRSFVWNATNTTHQMREQLIALCMQYDAGVTVVYVEVPYKELFRQNGNREATVPYNAMQKLISKLEIPDLTEAHEVIYHVR from the coding sequence ATGTGGACAATCACTGAAAACAGATCATGGCCATACCTTGAGCAGACCTACGATTGGGTACGCGATATGCAGGAGGTGCCACAAGACCCCATACATCATGGAGAAGGGAATGTGGCCATCCACACGCAAATGGTACTGGCGGCATTGCAGGAACAACCTGCTTACCAGGCATTGTCTGCACAGGATAAAGAGATCCTCTGGGCGGCTGCGCTGCTGCATGACGTTGAGAAACGCAGTACAACCGTTACCGGGCCGGATGGCCGGATCACTTCCGCAGGCCACGCCAGGAAAGGGGAAGGGACTGCCCGGCAGATATTATACAGGGAGATCCCAACCCCTTTTCATATCCGCGAACAGATCACTCAATTGGTGAAATATCATAGTTTGCCTTTATGGTTATTGGAAAAGAGAGACCCGCTGCGTACCATTATTCACGCATCACTACAGGTAAACACCCAACACCTGGCCCTGCTGGCGAGGGCTGATATGATTGGACGTATAGCCCCCGATACGGCCGAATTGTTATATCGCATCGATTGCTTTGAGGAATATTGTAAAGAGCATCAATGCTGGGGAAGCCCCTGGCCTTTTGAGAATGCACAGGCCCGCATGCACTATCTGCGGAAAGGAGATGCAGCACCGGGTTACGTGCCCTATAAAGCGCCGGCCGTGCAGGTCGTGATCATGAGCGGATTGCCCGGCGCCGGTAAGGATACGTATGTACAGCAACACTACCGGCAACCGGAATGGGAAATTATCTCATTAGATGATATCCGCAGGCAGATGAAGATCAGTCCCGCCGATAGAAGTGGCACCGGCAAAGTAGTGCAGGCTGCTAAAGAGCAGGCAAGGGGGTACCTGCGGAACAAGCGTTCCTTTGTCTGGAATGCCACCAATACCACCCACCAGATGCGGGAACAGCTGATAGCCCTTTGTATGCAGTATGATGCGGGCGTTACGGTCGTGTATGTGGAAGTGCCGTATAAAGAGTTGTTCCGGCAAAATGGTAACAGGGAAGCAACCGTACCCTATAATGCCATGCAGAAACTGATCAGCAAACTGGAGATCCCTGATCTGACAGAAGCGCACGAAGTCATTTATCATGTGCGCTAA
- a CDS encoding multiheme c-type cytochrome, which produces MKGFIFLLIASVIFTGSIICAAFNPGSVPAARGNPAFAGSAACASCHADIFKSSRHTAHFQTSAVPDDASIKGSFTPGKNQFVYNKWMVVELEKKKDVFLQTAYMNGIPTEQREFGIVIGSGRKGQTYLYWDKNRLFQLPVSYFTPANDWCNSPGYSDNYIRFDRPIPATCLECHATYIEAKERKDGITVFNKKTLLYGIDCERCHGPGAAHVAFHTQHPELKTASNIISTKSFSRQQRLDACAQCHSGLRKHTQPAFSFAVGQKLDDYSTPNYDIDTVGNLDVHGNQYGLLTACKCFKMAEQLDCSSCHNVHVSERQNMAAFSQRCINCHNMGGVAHDSCSYKPPAGIVLADNCVDCHMPLLPSRKIMLKLANASVAEADMVRTHFVNVYQDATKRFVEKNR; this is translated from the coding sequence ATGAAAGGGTTCATATTCTTATTAATCGCATCTGTGATATTCACAGGCAGTATTATATGCGCTGCCTTTAATCCCGGATCTGTGCCAGCTGCCCGGGGAAACCCGGCTTTTGCCGGATCAGCAGCATGTGCTTCTTGCCATGCCGACATCTTCAAAAGCAGCCGCCATACAGCCCATTTTCAGACCTCCGCAGTGCCGGACGATGCCAGTATCAAAGGCAGCTTTACGCCTGGTAAAAACCAGTTTGTTTACAATAAATGGATGGTAGTGGAACTGGAAAAGAAGAAAGACGTTTTCCTGCAAACGGCTTACATGAACGGCATCCCTACCGAGCAAAGGGAGTTTGGTATCGTGATCGGCTCCGGAAGGAAAGGGCAGACCTACCTTTATTGGGATAAGAACAGATTGTTCCAGCTGCCGGTATCTTATTTTACTCCTGCCAACGACTGGTGCAACAGTCCGGGGTATTCGGACAATTACATCCGTTTCGACAGGCCCATTCCTGCTACCTGCCTGGAATGCCATGCTACCTATATTGAAGCAAAGGAAAGGAAGGACGGTATCACGGTGTTCAATAAGAAAACCCTGCTATACGGTATTGACTGTGAAAGATGTCATGGACCCGGCGCTGCGCATGTTGCATTCCATACCCAACATCCGGAGCTGAAGACTGCCAGCAATATTATCAGCACAAAAAGCTTCTCCCGGCAACAACGCCTGGATGCCTGTGCACAATGTCATTCCGGCTTGAGGAAACATACACAACCCGCTTTTAGTTTTGCCGTAGGGCAAAAACTGGATGACTATTCTACCCCAAATTATGATATTGATACTGTGGGTAACCTTGATGTGCATGGTAATCAATACGGTTTACTGACAGCCTGCAAATGTTTTAAAATGGCGGAACAACTGGACTGTTCCTCCTGTCACAACGTCCACGTCAGCGAGCGGCAGAACATGGCGGCGTTCTCACAACGCTGTATTAACTGCCACAATATGGGCGGTGTTGCCCATGATTCCTGTTCCTACAAACCACCGGCAGGAATAGTGCTGGCGGATAATTGTGTTGACTGTCATATGCCACTTTTGCCATCGCGGAAAATTATGCTGAAACTGGCAAATGCATCAGTAGCGGAAGCAGATATGGTGCGTACGCATTTTGTAAATGTTTATCAGGATGCAACGAAAAGGTTTGTGGAGAAGAACAGATAA
- a CDS encoding DUF1080 domain-containing protein gives MKKLFTCGMLMLTLTGMAQKKKADGWLQLFNGKDLSGWDIKIKGHDLNENYGNTFRVEDGLLKVRYDQYTNFNEQYGHIFYNKNFSAYIIVVEYRFVGEQVPGGPGWALRNSGIMLHGQSAASMGKDQDFPISLEEQLLGGNGKDPRSTSNLCTPGTNVVMNGKLITDHCISSTSKTYHGEQWVRAGALVLRDSVIKHFVFSDTVIVYNKPQTGGGNVSDADSTLMQAGRMLTEGSISLQSESHPIDFRKVELFDLEPYVNDPVKLEAILRKLQKRKK, from the coding sequence ATGAAAAAACTATTCACGTGTGGAATGCTGATGCTGACACTCACAGGAATGGCCCAGAAAAAAAAGGCTGACGGGTGGCTCCAGTTGTTCAACGGAAAGGACCTGAGCGGTTGGGACATTAAGATCAAAGGACATGACCTGAACGAGAACTATGGCAACACTTTCAGGGTAGAAGATGGGCTGCTGAAAGTGCGTTATGATCAGTACACCAACTTCAACGAGCAATACGGTCATATCTTTTATAACAAGAATTTCTCGGCGTATATCATCGTGGTGGAATACCGCTTTGTGGGAGAACAGGTACCTGGCGGTCCGGGATGGGCATTGCGTAACAGCGGCATAATGTTGCATGGACAATCTGCCGCCAGTATGGGCAAAGACCAGGATTTCCCCATCTCCCTGGAAGAACAGTTGTTAGGTGGCAACGGGAAAGATCCCCGCTCTACTTCCAATCTCTGTACACCGGGTACCAATGTGGTGATGAACGGAAAGCTGATCACAGACCACTGCATTTCTTCTACCTCTAAAACCTATCACGGTGAACAGTGGGTACGGGCCGGTGCACTTGTACTGCGCGATTCTGTGATCAAACATTTTGTGTTCAGCGACACTGTGATTGTATACAACAAACCACAGACAGGCGGAGGGAACGTATCGGATGCAGATAGCACCCTGATGCAGGCAGGACGTATGCTTACGGAAGGTTCTATCTCCTTGCAGAGTGAAAGTCACCCTATAGATTTCAGGAAGGTAGAATTATTCGACCTGGAGCCATATGTGAATGATCCGGTAAAGCTGGAAGCGATACTGAGAAAATTACAAAAGAGAAAAAAATAG
- a CDS encoding DUF1080 domain-containing protein: protein MLLRSKNHASRSLMGFLCLYGMGMAVAHPVSAQSGKLPLQDLSAFREPGQSWSITSDASAKLDNPHVLDAVAGTGVLFNMPDKKHPGKDLFSTQEYGDVDIELDYMMAPGSNSGIYLQGRYEIQLLDSWSTKVPKAGDNGGIYERWDDSRPDGQQGYDGHAPRVNASRAPGLWQHMKISFLAPRFDASGKKIANARMLLVELNGVTIHENVELMGPTRGSIGGGDEKATGPLRLQGDHGAVAFRNITINKPGEARNGNENNRTVDPILVDAPVNTILRSFMDVKNNKRVVHAVSVGSPEKVHYTYDLDKGMVAQVWRGEFLDATPMWHERGNGCSRPRGAVQLLGEPFFTLSKLSSPQAAWMTDTTGSGYRPKGYVLDENDLPAFRYQVYGTAVSDVVRVLAEGRGIRRELTVAAPVEGLYAKLAEGTSIETPSKDLYVIDGKSYYLQVDDAGGEKPVIREAGATKELIIPVHSKLSYSILF, encoded by the coding sequence ATGTTACTTAGATCGAAGAATCATGCAAGCCGGTCTCTGATGGGTTTTCTGTGCCTCTATGGTATGGGAATGGCAGTTGCCCATCCGGTTTCGGCGCAGTCAGGCAAATTGCCATTGCAGGACCTATCTGCCTTCCGCGAGCCAGGACAGAGCTGGAGTATTACCAGCGATGCCTCCGCAAAACTTGACAACCCGCATGTACTGGATGCAGTGGCTGGTACAGGGGTGTTATTCAATATGCCGGATAAGAAACATCCGGGTAAAGACCTTTTCTCCACCCAGGAATATGGTGATGTGGATATTGAACTGGACTACATGATGGCGCCCGGATCAAATTCAGGGATCTATCTGCAGGGCAGGTATGAGATCCAGTTGTTAGACAGCTGGAGCACCAAAGTGCCTAAAGCAGGCGACAATGGTGGTATTTACGAACGCTGGGACGACAGTCGTCCCGACGGTCAGCAAGGGTACGATGGGCATGCTCCCCGTGTGAATGCCAGCCGTGCTCCTGGTCTGTGGCAACATATGAAGATCTCCTTCCTGGCGCCCCGTTTCGATGCCTCCGGCAAAAAGATCGCCAACGCGCGTATGCTGCTGGTAGAGCTCAATGGTGTGACCATTCATGAAAACGTAGAACTGATGGGACCTACCCGTGGTTCAATCGGTGGCGGCGATGAAAAAGCTACCGGTCCGCTCCGTCTCCAGGGCGATCATGGTGCTGTTGCCTTCCGCAATATCACTATCAACAAACCCGGCGAAGCCCGCAACGGCAACGAAAATAACAGGACAGTAGATCCTATCCTAGTAGATGCACCGGTAAATACCATCCTGCGCAGCTTCATGGATGTGAAGAACAATAAGCGCGTGGTACACGCTGTTTCTGTAGGTTCTCCTGAAAAGGTGCATTACACCTACGACCTCGATAAAGGTATGGTGGCACAGGTTTGGCGCGGCGAATTCCTCGACGCTACACCAATGTGGCATGAAAGAGGGAATGGTTGTTCCCGTCCCCGTGGCGCTGTACAGCTCCTGGGAGAACCATTCTTTACCCTGAGCAAACTGTCTTCTCCACAGGCTGCCTGGATGACCGATACCACTGGTTCAGGTTACCGTCCTAAAGGGTATGTACTGGATGAAAATGACCTGCCTGCTTTCCGTTACCAGGTATACGGTACTGCTGTATCTGATGTGGTGCGCGTACTTGCTGAAGGACGTGGCATCCGCCGTGAACTGACAGTGGCTGCACCGGTTGAAGGACTGTATGCTAAACTTGCAGAAGGTACTTCTATAGAAACTCCTTCAAAGGATCTGTATGTTATAGATGGAAAATCTTACTATCTCCAGGTAGATGATGCAGGTGGCGAAAAACCTGTGATCCGTGAAGCAGGTGCAACAAAAGAGCTGATCATACCTGTACACAGTAAACTGAGCTATTCCATCCTTTTCTAA
- a CDS encoding TonB-dependent receptor — MRKIFTLILSLCTIKAYSQSYSGTVYDPEKRPLQEATIYNLRTGAHTHTNETGAFRLKDGKEGDTLKVSHVSFKTQLVVLDKLSQQIILIPSNLELNEVAITSSIKHLNIISDIDLKTNPVKSSQELLRKVPGLFIGQHAGGGKAEQIFLRGFDIDHGTDINISVDGMPVNMVSHAHGQGYADLHFLIPEIIENIDFDKGPYHADKGNLATAGYVAFKTKDRLDNSSITLEGGKFNTYRTMGMFNLVNDDKQSAYVAADYQMTDGYFVSPQNFNRINLMGKYTAYMPNNDKLSVSVSHFNSKWDASGQIPQRAIDAGLITRFGAIDNTEGGNTQRTNINLQYIKHADANTFVRSTAFYSRYDFELYSNFTFFLEDAENGDQIRQKENRSIFGFESELNKSFYPGGNPLELKAAAGLRNDAANDIELSHTVNRKTTLEQLKLGDINETNLYAYASAEYKAGKWLINPAVRVDHFKFDYVDKLAAAYATQTQNKSIVSPKLNFLYNPSNKIQYFLKLGKGFHSNDTRVVVAEKGLATLPAAYGADLGLVWKPLPKLVLNTALWYLFLEQEFVYVGDAGVVEPSDKTTRKGIDLGARYQLGKWIFINGDFTYTHGRSNEAVKGEDRIPLAPVVTAAGGVSLHHPSGINAGINTRYLGHRPANEDNSIVAKGYCVSDANVSYQYKQFTIGVITENIFNTAWNETQFATESRLKNEAAPVTEIHFTPGTPFNVRGMLTYRF; from the coding sequence ATGCGAAAGATCTTTACGCTGATCCTCTCATTATGCACCATTAAAGCCTATTCACAAAGTTACAGCGGCACTGTATATGACCCCGAAAAGCGTCCATTGCAGGAAGCCACCATCTATAACCTGCGTACCGGCGCTCATACGCATACCAATGAAACGGGCGCTTTCCGGCTAAAAGATGGCAAGGAGGGAGACACCCTGAAGGTATCGCACGTTTCCTTTAAGACACAGCTTGTGGTGCTCGATAAGTTATCACAGCAAATCATACTGATACCTTCCAATCTCGAACTCAATGAAGTGGCTATTACCTCTTCTATCAAACACCTGAACATCATATCAGATATTGATCTCAAGACGAACCCCGTGAAATCGTCCCAGGAACTGCTGCGCAAGGTACCGGGCCTGTTCATTGGCCAGCATGCAGGAGGAGGTAAAGCAGAACAGATCTTCCTGCGGGGCTTTGATATTGATCATGGCACTGATATCAATATCAGTGTAGACGGTATGCCGGTCAACATGGTGAGCCATGCGCACGGACAGGGGTACGCTGACCTTCACTTCCTGATCCCGGAGATCATTGAGAATATTGACTTTGACAAAGGCCCCTATCATGCTGATAAGGGCAACCTGGCCACCGCAGGATATGTTGCTTTTAAAACAAAAGACAGACTTGACAACAGCAGCATTACCCTGGAAGGCGGCAAATTCAATACTTACAGGACAATGGGAATGTTTAACCTGGTAAATGATGATAAACAATCTGCATATGTAGCGGCAGACTACCAGATGACCGATGGTTATTTTGTTTCTCCGCAAAACTTTAACCGTATTAACCTGATGGGAAAGTATACCGCTTACATGCCGAACAATGATAAACTGTCGGTATCTGTTTCTCATTTCAACAGTAAATGGGACGCCAGCGGACAAATACCACAAAGGGCCATTGACGCAGGACTGATCACACGTTTTGGGGCTATCGATAATACTGAAGGCGGCAATACACAACGCACCAATATCAATTTGCAATACATCAAACATGCAGATGCGAATACTTTTGTAAGAAGCACCGCCTTCTATAGCCGTTATGACTTTGAGCTCTATTCCAATTTTACTTTCTTCCTGGAAGATGCCGAGAACGGAGATCAGATCAGGCAGAAAGAGAACAGGAGCATTTTCGGTTTTGAATCGGAACTGAATAAAAGCTTCTATCCGGGAGGGAATCCCCTTGAGCTAAAGGCAGCAGCGGGATTGCGTAATGATGCTGCGAATGATATTGAGCTGTCGCATACGGTGAACAGGAAGACCACCCTGGAACAACTGAAACTGGGAGATATCAATGAAACTAATCTGTATGCCTATGCAAGTGCTGAATATAAGGCAGGTAAATGGCTGATCAATCCGGCAGTACGTGTAGATCATTTTAAATTTGACTACGTGGACAAACTGGCTGCTGCTTATGCTACGCAAACACAGAATAAATCTATTGTAAGTCCGAAACTGAACTTCCTGTATAATCCCAGCAATAAGATCCAGTATTTCCTGAAACTGGGCAAGGGATTTCACAGCAATGATACCCGGGTTGTAGTTGCAGAAAAAGGCTTGGCTACCTTGCCCGCAGCTTATGGAGCAGATCTCGGGCTGGTATGGAAACCACTACCGAAACTGGTGCTGAATACTGCCTTATGGTACCTGTTCCTTGAGCAGGAGTTTGTATATGTGGGGGATGCCGGTGTTGTAGAGCCCAGTGATAAAACCACGCGTAAAGGAATTGATCTCGGCGCGCGTTACCAGTTAGGAAAATGGATCTTCATCAACGGCGACTTTACTTATACACATGGCCGTTCCAATGAGGCAGTAAAAGGCGAAGACCGTATTCCTTTAGCACCGGTGGTAACAGCTGCCGGCGGTGTAAGTCTTCATCATCCATCTGGCATTAATGCGGGTATTAATACACGGTACCTGGGGCACCGTCCTGCGAATGAAGACAATAGCATTGTAGCCAAGGGTTATTGTGTAAGCGATGCGAATGTCAGTTATCAATATAAACAGTTTACTATCGGTGTGATCACAGAAAATATATTCAATACGGCATGGAATGAAACGCAGTTTGCAACAGAGAGCAGGTTGAAGAATGAGGCAGCGCCGGTGACGGAGATACATTTCACACCAGGTACGCCGTTTAATGTAAGGGGAATGCTGACGTATAGGTTCTGA